GCTCTTTTTAACAGCAactttagaaaaagaaaaagtgcgGAACACAAAAGTGACAACAAAGTGACATTTGGAGTGTAATGCAGTCACATCAGCAGCTTCATTTCTCATACACgatattgttttctcttttctctgcccactgaagttaaaaaaacatgttgaaattcATGGTAAACACGTCCCAATGGCAGATCTTCTTCACAGCATCAATCCCAGGAGTCCAGTTGAAGTTTTAGCTGATGAGGTAATCAGAAGGTGTCAGCGTATAGTGGTGGGGGAGGAAGGAGTTCCAGCTCGGTGAAGTCGACCTCCTTTTCACTGTCGTACAAAACAAAGTAGAACATTACAGTTCATGTCAGGGGATGCCAGATAACCTCAAGTACTGTGAGCGCTTCTTTGCCAAAATCTACGAGTACTCCACGAATACAAATAGAGATCAAACGGAGCCGAGCTTCACCCGTTGATTAGAAGGAGACTCAACACTTACGGATATGGAGGCTCCTCAACAGCACACAATAAATCTGGGCAAAGACAAGAAGGTACAAAGGTAACATGAACTTTGAACCACTGTCCCTGCAAAATGTCCAACATCATGTCTCCAGGTCACATTAAACAGATAAATGTTCCTCACAGTTTATTTTCCATGACAGGCGAGACGCCAACCAGTGCTTAGACTCCAGTGTCCTCAAAGTGATCTGTGAGGGGTGTCCTCTTAGCTTCACCAGTATCAGTGAGTGCGACAGAAGTGGTGACAACAGTGCagtcatgaaaaaaaaaaaaaaaggtttaagtCTGTAAACTCACCTGGTGGTTCAGCACTTTAAAcaggacagaaaaagaaaagaggtttCTATTACTTACAGGGTTTTTAAACAAACTAATGTTTCATGAAAAGAGAAGACTGTACTTTGTGGGTGTTTTTCCTTCAACATCAGCTTCAACAAATTCATCTTTGGTGTGTTGGAAGAAGATGGCCAGTTTCTGCAGGGCCTCATGTCTGGTCCTAAAAGAATCAAGACAACAAACTCATTCTATATTCCTACAACTTATTTCGTACTTGTGAatgacctgcagggggcgaGGAACACCTTTACAATCCAGTACAGTGCTCCTGATTTAAAATTCTAGATTTATAAAGCTTATGACGATCAGTGTTTCTAAAGCTCAGATGGGAAAAGGTCAAGAAAATTgggtttggacattttctgtttgtttcacatTCGCAACAACTGAATAATGTCCGGGACATTCAGGTGAGGCGTGGCGCCTGGGTAgtgcatgcaggaggcaggacatgatgtataaattccaTCAGGAATCACGTCTTTGTTTGCACCACATTGACACAGACTTCGACCTTCATcaacaaaagctcttgaatctcattgtctttcagATATTTGCGTTTTGTAGATGCAGGCATAGTGTTAAATAACACTGTAAggatgtattttgttttaaccAAATATCATCATATCCGAcatcagatttaaaaataatttcatacaTCCAATTTTATGACGAGTGAATGGGTTTGGACTCTGGTTGGGCTTTTGTGGCATCAGTCATATCTGGTAATTTCCATTTGTGAACAGATTATGAGAAATCAATTCGTCAAATACAAAGTTATTCTGCATCAtttttgcaaacaaaaaaataatacgACATTTTCCATGCAAGAATCGAAACATCTGCTTGTTTGAGCTTTATAAAAGCGCTTTTacttctttgttcagtttattattatttgtttggcAGGTGGCAAACAACGTCAAGGTTCATTACTGCAATTAGTGCTGCTTTTCTTCATTATATATGATATCTGGGATTTTCTTTGAAGTggcttctttgtttgtttcattacaTCCCAAACTATTGTCTTTGGCCTCTACAGTGCAAGACTCAAGGAAAACTATCTAAAATGTTATTGCCCCTCGAATACCCATATATTCATAATTATTATCATGTTAAGGGGTGAATGTAGACATATTTGTAAATGTGGACATAAAAGACAAACCTGCCATGGTATCTGCTTTGACACCTGTGTGTATGGAGACTTACTGTGTGTGTAGGTCCTCCAGGTTGGCATCGCTCAGAGTGTGCTGGGCGCTGACATGGCTACAAGCTGGAGAGCGGTTGGAGGGGTGAGTTATGCAATGACAGTAAGATGGAGGGGGAGCGGGTGAGGAAATGGCATGGGCACATCAAAAGCATGTTACAGTGTTCCATATGTCAATGTATAACAAAGCAACCACAGGCAGAGCTGGCATTTCCCTTTAAACCACTACTTACACATCTCAGACATGGACGAGGTCTGCTGGGGAAAACTGCTatacaaaataaagagaaagaaaacaattaaacataTTGTGCATCATGAAAATTCAATCTCAGATGGAATAACTTAAAACTACTTTCATGTGGATTATGGTTTGTCATTCTTCAAAGAAAAAGCAGCGCTGAGCCACAGTAAAGGAAGATAAACTTCAGTCTTACTGGCTTTCGTTGGAGGGCGAGAGAGTCTCGTCTTCACAAGCCCACTCCTCGCTGTCATCTGTGACTGTGGGAAACAAATTAGTTTGATTAAACACAGTGTGCTTGCTGATGATAGAGGGTTGGCAGCTGAAACCCTCAGCCTACATGGAATTCCTTTACAATCGCGAAATAACACATTGCTGTCAAACACATGGCAACTTGTCAACACGTCTATACATAATAACAGCTAGTCAAATTCTTTGTTCCGCATTTATCACGTTGAAATGATCAAGCAGCGCATGCAAGGTTTACAGGGTTGGAGGTGACAGTGCAAACACCCACTGTGCAGCAGAGCCTATTGACACTTACAGCTACTTGTTAGCACAGGGTGACTGGAGGAtctgcaaaacaaagacaaacaaattgTGACAAACATATTGACACATACTGATGGACTGACAAGCGAGTTGGGTTGTAAATCTTACAAAAAGGTAGGagattaaaataacaatttccTTTCAAGATGCTGAGAGGGAGAAACTTGACACtacactgaaaataataataagcaaAAAAAGGTCAATGTTAAGTTTAATCAGTGACACATGCCAGGCTGCGTTAACCCTCCAAGCTAAATCTCATTCAGTTTAtggaaaataattcatgttttgtgtttatgaGATAAAAAGAATGAggaattacattaaaaaaagctgtcttttaaaatggttaaaatattttaattgacatttgatatttttgtgtatgttaaaaaaaagatgtaaatgaaagtgaaagataatatgaatatataaagtgTTTTATAGTAGTTTTAGGCTGTGGCAAATCTAGGATTTTTCCTAAATcgggggccataaaggggccacaattttcACTGAGgtgccaattatatgtccaacatggACGACTCCTGGTACAATAAGGCACATATTCAtcccttgtttactgttagttctacagctttgagcaaagccacacatcattaaatatattttgaaaattacTTCTAATTCAAGCTCATTGTGTTCATCAAAAAAgcttgaaaaataacaaaattgacatatttattgttagtgaCATTTTTGtcccagatgttttttttaaatttgttttaggAGCTCTACGGGTTAAATCAGTGACCTGCCCAGTACCTGCTGTCATTGCTGATGGTGTCTCCGTCTTggtttcctcctcgtcctgcaGCTTGGGCCTTCTTCCCAAGTTCCAGCATCTCCTTGATATTTAGCTCCACATTCATGACTGAAATATAACCATCTGAAAAAGCCAGAGTGGAGCAGtaacagaaaacagctgagaaGTTATTACCACTGTGGTGTAAATTTGAAAACATGGAACTAATCAATTCTATCactgtttcccattaattatctacaCTGAGGCAGCCGGCCATATTCCAATTTGCCctttcacagtttcataatgaaccatTAACATTTccacacttctcataataacatcaGAGATCTCTGACTAGGTATTTTGCTCCGctgctgcattgtatagctgcGTGCAGCGCTTTTTGCTGTGTGCTTGCTCATGCTATCCATAACGTTTCTACTGcccacgcagacagtcagacctcatagcTTCCGCTGCAGTTGTGCATGTACCTACAAAAGGCATACAATGCTCTCTATACTATAATGCTCTCATACTCTAACTCTTTTAGACTGTGTACGTGTAACTTTGACACGCATGAGAGTGACCTGTCATAACCGCCATAGATTGAATTCATTCTGGGGGACATGCTGTCTATAAAACAGCTTCAAATCAACAACTAAgacatgcttttttttcctttatcttattcaaatatttacagATATGTATATAACAAATTTTTTAGGGAAGTGatcacattaaaataataataaaatacacaatacgTCCAAACTCACACTTGTGGTCTTCATCTCGAGCCAACCACTTGCCTTTGGGGCAGTTAGTGGTGCGGATGATGCCGACCGTGTCCCCGCTCTTCACAGGCAGGTCATTCTTGCGGACTTTACTGGCCACCATCACCTTGGCGTGGTACATGGGCTCCTCCTCGCCTGTCACCTACAGAGTGAAATTTAACattgaataaagaaaagagtGGCCGTGGACTGATTTCAGAGCAGCTGCGCAGTTCAATTGGCCCAATTCTAATCAGGGGAATATAATTATAGCCTTGAAAATTTTACTGCCTTTTGATACTATGACAAATCATTATGATACTATGACAAAAGACTGACAAAGACACAGCTCCACACGAATAATTTATTCACAACAAGGCAAAACTATTCCTGACTCACCTTGaacttctttttcatttcattttcctttttctccctctctttttgctcctttttctccttccccAAAAGctgcttctccctcttcttctgttctttACAGTCAGCAGTGTTGGGGCTTTGGCGTTCCttactgaaaacaaatcaaactattCATTGGCAAAAAAGTGGAGCACATTTTCcataatgtttacatttaccACCTGAAATATAAGTGGAACCACATGTGagcaaaataactgaataaaaaggaaacaaaagcaaatttgGACATGAAAACACAGGGATCAGGTTTTGGACCGGtctgtttttaatcacaacATCAGTGAGTGACGGGTGACATGTCTAACATACCTGTGGACATGATTATAGGCCGAGTGGGCATGTTCTCCTGATACAGTGGCCCTGCAGTTTGATTACCACAGTAGGAGAAAAATCAATGGCTGCCTCTCATCTGGCAAAAATCAATGTCAATGACACAACACAGGACTTATATGTTTGGAGAAAAAAGACATACCATGGATTCCGCGGCCATATGTTTAGAGACGCCTCCTCCTTCttgaaataaacagatttttaataTACCACAGATGATtgttaaaaaagcaaaacagattTATCCATTGCACATTGTGACCATAAACCTCATATTTCCCACTAAGAtgataataaacacaaatagatTTAAATAGGAGTTACCATTTGTTGTTGGTCAGCATATGgatctgtaaaaaaatattaacactgtagtcaaaatagaaaaataaatctctgcCACAACAAAGaatctatttaaaaaagataattcTCTTACTCTTCAGACCAGCTCTGCGTTTACGAGAGTTCTGGCCAAAGATCGCTTTGTTGAGGTTTTCAACATCTTCGTACACATTGTCACATGCTTCATAGTAACTGTCCTGTTGATGAGCACTGGAAGGGaggaaatcaatcaaattagTGATGTGAAAAAACGTGGAGAACTAGAATGGCAAAGAGTAGAGCGAataccttcaccaaggcccaagAGTACCCGTAAATTGTAGAATCAACCTGCACCAAGTTGTactcactcataaatatcagttcccttattTTTCCTGATTTTATTctatcaagacccatgaattattcccagggATAtcggtgaaaatgtaaaaaaaaacaaaaaaaatatctagcaatgctaaagaaagtgatgagAAAGTTTACTGATAAtctgtgcagttttttttgtgtaacctTAACAAATGGAACAAAGGTGataacataacctcctcggcagAGGTAGAAATTGTGATTCCAGTTACAGCTAAACTCACCTCGGATGTGGCTGAATGCCATCATTCATTTCTGCATGGTTACTAAGCTCCGTTTCCTCTGGGACCGAGTGGCACTCAGCAGCTCCCAGATCAGTCTCAtcagtgtgagagtgagaaagaggGGCTGCGATCGCCTCCTCACTCTGAGACCACTGGTCTGGCGCAGCAGGCTCTATGAAATCTGAAAAGTTTATTGGTTCAGGGAAGCTGGCTGGATCGAGCAGTATAATATTTTGACTGCCGATGTTCAGATCTTGGGTGACGGAGCTCACGCTGGGCTCTGTGGGATCACACCCTAACAAATCAGGCTGGGAAGCCTCAAAATCTGGGACATCAAAGTCAACTGGTAAGGGCAGGTCAGAGCTGAGAAAGTCTAAAGCCTCCAATTCGAGCGCAGCGATATCGACAgcttctccctctgctgcttcaaTTTCTGAAATCTCAAACTCTGGAAACTCTGGAGCGTCCAGCACAGGGTTGGGGATGGATGGGAGCTCACACTCTGGCTCTTCAGTTGCAGCTTGGCTAAGACCTGGTGGCACAGCTacaaaaagaaaccaaaatCAGCACTTGAACAGATGCTCGTCCTTTCTAAAAATAAGGATAATGTAAACTGCATTAATGCTAAAACACAGTCACTGATGTCCAAGTAAAACACAACGTTTGCCTTAATATCCTT
Above is a window of Hippoglossus hippoglossus isolate fHipHip1 chromosome 17, fHipHip1.pri, whole genome shotgun sequence DNA encoding:
- the si:ch211-188c16.1 gene encoding FYN-binding protein 2 isoform X3 — its product is MEEEGAINFKALRAKFQEEARLAQSNNRRPAVAEKPKHLPPPGGHCSSMVSSISIAVESKIPVVPRVFFRDGLQASGGKRPISFSPQPRQTSPSSQLTNGESTTRQSLKERHMPQVLPALPVKEQKLEAPVRKEHKPDPESRKEVPPQTKIKKKGLLLPFKLVKASKVGAENGEEPTYADLTMRPSSAPGELPSMERQTTEGGVSVQSDHSTVEWPLSSPDMGITPPSSETSVDSDNRIISTLERAKRKFSRRQMLFSIKPKSLHSPDYASRDKAFPLPPKYVQSFEPDLPIPPPVCLPPLACISARPFFKATNSTRKPAFAKQLGRDQAACPFVRTTEPHSPSAPPKKPLPDLSSLGRRPAKPPRPPLVDLSCHHQPTAHAVPPGLSQAATEEPECELPSIPNPVLDAPEFPEFEISEIEAAEGEAVDIAALELEALDFLSSDLPLPVDFDVPDFEASQPDLLGCDPTEPSVSSVTQDLNIGSQNIILLDPASFPEPINFSDFIEPAAPDQWSQSEEAIAAPLSHSHTDETDLGAAECHSVPEETELSNHAEMNDGIQPHPSAHQQDSYYEACDNVYEDVENLNKAIFGQNSRKRRAGLKNPYADQQQMKEEASLNIWPRNPWATVSGEHAHSAYNHVHSKERQSPNTADCKEQKKREKQLLGKEKKEQKEREKKENEMKKKFKVTGEEEPMYHAKVMVASKVRKNDLPVKSGDTVGIIRTTNCPKGKWLARDEDHKYGYISVMNVELNIKEMLELGKKAQAAGRGGNQDGDTISNDSRSSSHPVLTSSFTDDSEEWACEDETLSPSNESHFPQQTSSMSEMSCSHVSAQHTLSDANLEDLHTQTRHEALQKLAIFFQHTKDEFVEADVEGKTPTNAEPPDLLCAVEEPPYPEKEVDFTELELLPPPPLYADTF
- the si:ch211-188c16.1 gene encoding FYN-binding protein 2 isoform X1 translates to MEEEGAINFKALRAKFQEEARLAQSNNRRPAVAEKPKHLPPPGGHCSSMVSSISIAVESKIPVVPRVFFRDGLQASGGKRPISFSPQPRQTSPSSQLTNGESTTRQSLKERHMPQVLPALPVKEQKLEAPVRKEHKPDPESRKEVPPQTKIKKKGLLLPFKLVKASKVGAENGEEPTYADLTMRPSSAPGELPSMERQTTEGGVSVQSDHSTVEWPLSSPDMGITPPSSETSVDSDNRIISTLERAKRKFSRRQMLFSIKPKSLHSPDYASRDKAFPLPPKYVQSFEPDLPIPPPVCLPPLACISARPFFKATNSTRKPAFAKQLGRDQAACPFVRTTEPHSPSAPPKKPLPDLSSLGRRPAKPPRPPLVDLSCHHQPTAHAVPPGLSQAATEEPECELPSIPNPVLDAPEFPEFEISEIEAAEGEAVDIAALELEALDFLSSDLPLPVDFDVPDFEASQPDLLGCDPTEPSVSSVTQDLNIGSQNIILLDPASFPEPINFSDFIEPAAPDQWSQSEEAIAAPLSHSHTDETDLGAAECHSVPEETELSNHAEMNDGIQPHPSAHQQDSYYEACDNVYEDVENLNKAIFGQNSRKRRAGLKNPYADQQQMKEEASLNIWPRNPWATVSGEHAHSAYNHVHSKERQSPNTADCKEQKKREKQLLGKEKKEQKEREKKENEMKKKFKVTGEEEPMYHAKVMVASKVRKNDLPVKSGDTVGIIRTTNCPKGKWLARDEDHKYGYISVMNVELNIKEMLELGKKAQAAGRGGNQDGDTISNDSRSSSHPVLTSSFTDDSEEWACEDETLSPSNESHSFPQQTSSMSEMSCSHVSAQHTLSDANLEDLHTQTRHEALQKLAIFFQHTKDEFVEADVEGKTPTNAEPPDLLCAVEEPPYPEKEVDFTELELLPPPPLYADTF
- the si:ch211-188c16.1 gene encoding FYN-binding protein 2 isoform X2; its protein translation is MEEEGAINFKALRAKFQEEARLAQSNNRRPAVAEKPKHLPPPGGHCSSMVSSISIAVESKIPVVPRVFFRDGLQASGGKRPISFSPQPRQTSPSSQLTNGESTTRQSLKERHMPQVLPALPVKEQKLEAPVRKEHKPDPESRKEVPPQTKIKKKGLLLPFKLVKASKVGAENGEEPTYADLTMRPSSAPGELPSMERQTTEGGVSVQSDHSTVEWPLSSPDMGITPPSSETSVDSDNRIISTLERAKRKFSRRQMLFSIKPKSLHSPDYASRDKAFPLPPKYVQSFEPDLPIPPPVCLPPLACISARPFFKATNSTRKPAFAKQLGRDQAACPFVRTTEPHSPSAPPKKPLPDLSSLGRRPAKPPRPPLVDLSCHHQPTAHAVPPGLSQAATEEPECELPSIPNPVLDAPEFPEFEISEIEAAEGEAVDIAALELEALDFLSSDLPLPVDFDVPDFEASQPDLLGCDPTEPSVSSVTQDLNIGSQNIILLDPASFPEPINFSDFIEPAAPDQWSQSEEAIAAPLSHSHTDETDLGAAECHSVPEETELSNHAEMNDGIQPHPSAHQQDSYYEACDNVYEDVENLNKAIFGQNSRKRRAGLKNPYADQQQMEEASLNIWPRNPWATVSGEHAHSAYNHVHSKERQSPNTADCKEQKKREKQLLGKEKKEQKEREKKENEMKKKFKVTGEEEPMYHAKVMVASKVRKNDLPVKSGDTVGIIRTTNCPKGKWLARDEDHKYGYISVMNVELNIKEMLELGKKAQAAGRGGNQDGDTISNDSRSSSHPVLTSSFTDDSEEWACEDETLSPSNESHSFPQQTSSMSEMSCSHVSAQHTLSDANLEDLHTQTRHEALQKLAIFFQHTKDEFVEADVEGKTPTNAEPPDLLCAVEEPPYPEKEVDFTELELLPPPPLYADTF
- the si:ch211-188c16.1 gene encoding FYN-binding protein 2 isoform X5; the protein is MEEEGAINFKALRAKFQEEARLAQSNNRRPAVAEKPKHLPPPGGHCSSMVSSISIAVESKIPVVPRVFFRDGLQASGGKRPISFSPQPRQTSPSSQLTNGESTTRQSLKERHMPQVLPALPVKEQKLEAPVRKEHKPDPESRKEVPPQTKIKKKGLLLPFKLVKASKVGAENGEEPTYADLTMRPSSAPGELPSMERQTTEGGVSVQSDHSTVEWPLSSPDMGITPPSSETSVDSDNRIISTLERAKRKFSRRQMLFSIKPKSLHSPDYASRDKAFPLPPKYVQSFEPDLPIPPPVCLPPLACISARPFFKATNSTRKPAFAKQLGRDQAACPFVRTTEPHSPSAPPKKPLPDLSSLGRRPAKPPRPPLVDLSCHHQPTAHAVPPGLSQAATEEPECELPSIPNPVLDAPEFPEFEISEIEAAEGEAVDIAALELEALDFLSSDLPLPVDFDVPDFEASQPDLLGCDPTEPSVSSVTQDLNIGSQNIILLDPASFPEPINFSDFIEPAAPDQWSQSEEAIAAPLSHSHTDETDLGAAECHSVPEETELSNHAEMNDGIQPHPSAHQQDSYYEACDNVYEDVENLNKAIFGQNSRKRRAGLKNPYADQQQMKEEASLNIWPRNPWATVSGEHAHSAYNHVHSKERQSPNTADCKEQKKREKQLLGKEKKEQKEREKKENEMKKKFKVTGEEEPMYHAKVMVASKVRKNDLPVKSGDTVGIIRTTNCPKGKWLARDEDHKYGYISVMNVELNIKEMLELGKKAQAAGRGGNQDGDTISNDSRSSSHPVLTSSFTDDSEEWACEDETLSPSNESHSFPQQTSSMSEMSCSHVSAQHTLSDANLEDLHTQFIVCC
- the si:ch211-188c16.1 gene encoding FYN-binding protein 2 isoform X4, which translates into the protein MEEEGAINFKALRAKFQEEARLAQSNNRRPAVAEKPKHLPPPGGHCSSMVSSISIAVESKIPVVPRVFFRDGLQASGGKRPISFSPQPRQTSPSSQLTNGESTTRQSLKERHMPQVLPALPVKEQKLEAPVRKEHKPDPESRKEVPPQTKIKKKGLLLPFKLVKASKVGAENGEEPTYADLTMRPSSAPGELPSMERQTTEGGVSVQSDHSTVEWPLSSPDMGITPPSSETSVDSDNRIISTLERAKRKFSRRQMLFSIKPKSLHSPDYASRDKAFPLPPKYVQSFEPDLPIPPPVCLPPLACISARPFFKATNSTRKPAFAKQLGRDQAACPFVRTTEPHSPSAPPKKPLPDLSSLGRRPAKPPRPPLVDLSCHHQPTAHAVPPGLSQAATEEPECELPSIPNPVLDAPEFPEFEISEIEAAEGEAVDIAALELEALDFLSSDLPLPVDFDVPDFEASQPDLLGCDPTEPSVSSVTQDLNIGSQNIILLDPASFPEPINFSDFIEPAAPDQWSQSEEAIAAPLSHSHTDETDLGAAECHSVPEETELSNHAEMNDGIQPHPSAHQQDSYYEACDNVYEDVENLNKAIFGQNSRKRRAGLKNPYADQQQMKEEASLNIWPRNPWATVSGEHAHSAYNHVHSKERQSPNTADCKEQKKREKQLLGKEKKEQKEREKKENEMKKKFKVTGEEEPMYHAKVMVASKVRKNDLPVKSGDTVGIIRTTNCPKGKWLARDEDHKYGYISVMNVELNIKEMLELGKKAQAAGRGGNQDGDTISNDSRSSSHPVLTSSFTDDSEEWACEDETLSPSNESHSFPQQTSSMSEMSCSHVSAQHTLSDANLEDLHTQTRHEALQKLAIFFQHTKDEFVEADVEGKTPTKFIVCC